The following nucleotide sequence is from Methanomassiliicoccales archaeon.
CCAAAAGCCCGCGTGAAGATCTCCCCGGTATACAGCAAAGTTCATTTAGGACTTCGACCGGCAGAAATGGTGGAGATCAGGCTTTCTTCAGAAGCCACAGCCGAGCTACAACGGTGTTCGGAAGCTACCGTGGAGGTCCATCCCCAATGAGACTCGTGTGCATCGCCTGTCCTTTGGGTTGTGAGCTTCTCGTGAGAGAGGATTCTGGAAGGGTTTTGGTTCAGGGCAATCGCTGTACGCGTGGCGAGGCCTATGCCCGGGAAGAAATGACCGATCCTAAACGTGTTTTAGCCACAAGTGTGAAAGTACTGGGCGGCGATTACCCTTTGGTTTCCGTACGTACCGATCGACCGGTTCCCAAGCGCCTTATTCCTGAAATTATGGCTTTCATTCGCACGCTTCGTGTAGAAGCCCCGGTAGAGCTAGGGCAAATCATTGTGGAGGACCTTCTCGGATCCGGCGCAAAACTTCTGGCTACAAGGACGGTGCGGCGCGCTGATTAGACAAACCTTATGCCTTTCTCCCGCGGCAAGGCCAAGCCGCGGTAGAGAAAGGTGAGTTGGCGGAAGGCCAAAAGGAGATCGAACTCGTTCAGGGCGCTGACACAATCCTTCGGCACGATCACGCGAAAGCCCCGCAGGGCCGCAGAACTCGCGGCATGTAAAACACAAATGTTCGCCACCGTCCCCACAATGACCACGTGATCCACGCCTTTTTCGTGCAAAAGATCCTCGAGCCCCGTGCGAAAGAATGGATCGTAGGAAGTTTTCTTCACGGTGGGCTCCCCGGGTTGCGGAGCAAGTTCGGCAATGATCTCCGCACCCCAGGTTCCCGCCACACAGTGAGGCGGCCAGATGCGGAACTCCGGATCGTCAGAAGCGTGCCAATCCTGAGTGTAGATCACCGTGGCCTTTGCTTTTCGTGCCCG
It contains:
- a CDS encoding cysteine hydrolase encodes the protein RARKAKATVIYTQDWHASDDPEFRIWPPHCVAGTWGAEIIAELAPQPGEPTVKKTSYDPFFRTGLEDLLHEKGVDHVVIVGTVANICVLHAASSAALRGFRVIVPKDCVSALNEFDLLLAFRQLTFLYRGLALPREKGIRFV
- a CDS encoding DUF1667 domain-containing protein — translated: MRLVCIACPLGCELLVREDSGRVLVQGNRCTRGEAYAREEMTDPKRVLATSVKVLGGDYPLVSVRTDRPVPKRLIPEIMAFIRTLRVEAPVELGQIIVEDLLGSGAKLLATRTVRRAD